In one window of Miscanthus floridulus cultivar M001 chromosome 12, ASM1932011v1, whole genome shotgun sequence DNA:
- the LOC136497060 gene encoding uncharacterized protein isoform X1, whose product MASCDDDFGLLGDDAHQPATPPPAPPTAQQPAPPPSQQAAHPLSFTVAPAGAAAGAGSFAQVQEDSNHHAERGKPAQHAKRGRERAEEFSSDGGEYCSYINSSGSGGGGKKGRGGGGISSVHDLYRKDREEWTDGAISSLLDAYTDRFEQLNRGHLRGRDWEDVAAVVTDGQGKTTGGKSVEQCKNKIDNLKKRYKVECQRLTSSGGGAPSHWPWFKKLEQIVGDSVSPASSKPLAAAEDVKPRQQHGSKRYPLSSTGPPTGVGSSRTNPLSNPRWKRVLLKIGGTALRGAAPENVDPKVIMLIAREVQVACHQGVEVAIVVGGRNIFCGDNWVAATGTDRASTYPIGMMASVMNSVLLQASLEKIGVETRVQTALMMQEVAEPYIRRRAIRHLEKGRVVIFGGIGAGTGNPLFTTDTAAALRASEINADVVLKGIVGDDDSGCPPRSNSNASFEHISFRELAARGITKMDMTAVTCCEENNIPVVIFNMLEPGNISRAICGDQIGTLVDQSGRIT is encoded by the exons ATGGCCTCCTGCGACGACGACTTCGGCCTCCTCGGTGACGACGCCCACCAGCCGGCAACTCCCCCGCCCGCACCCCCCACCGCCCAGcaacccgcgccgccgccgtcgcagcAGGCCGCCCATCCCTTGAGCTTCACTGTCGCGCCTGCGGGGGCTGCCGCCGGCGCCGGCTCCTTCGCGCAGGTCCAGGAGGACAGCAACCACCACGCCGAGCGCGGCAAGCCGGCGCAACACGCCAAGCGGGGCAGGGAGCGCGCCGAGGAGTTCAGCAGCGATGGGGGCGAGTACTGTTCCTACATcaacagcagcggcagcggcggtggggGGAAGAAGGGCCGTGGCGGTGGAGGGATCTCGAGCGTGCACGACCTCTACCGTAAGGATCGGGAGGAGTGGACGGACGGCGCGATCAGCAGCCTCCTCGACGCCTACACGGACCGATTTGAGCAACTCAACCGGGGACACCTGCGGGGTCGGGACTGGGAGGACGTGGCCGCCGTCGTGACCGACGGGCAGGGCAAGACTACCGGGGGCAAGAGCGTGGAGCAATGTAAGAACAAGATCGACAACCTTAAGAAACGCTACAAGGTGGAGTGCCAGCGGCTCACCAGTTCCGGTGGAGGCGCCCCCAGCCACTGGCCCTGGTTCAAAAAGCTGGAGCAGATCGTTGGTGACTCTGTGTCTCCTGCCTCCTCCAAGCCTCTTGCTGCTGCCGAGGATGTGAAACCGAGGCAGCAGCACGGCAGCAAAAG GTATCCTCTTTCCAGCACTGGCCCTCCTACTGGGGTTGGTAGCTCTAGAACGAACCCTCTTTCAAATCCAAGATGGAAGAGGGTGCTTCTGAAGATTGGGGGCACTGCCTTACGTGGAGCGGCTCCTGAAAATGTTGATCCCAAG GTGATTATGCTGATCGCTAGAGAAGTTCAAGTGGCGTGCCATCAAGGTGTGGAG GTGGCAATCGTGGTAGGAGGGAGGAATATATTCTGCGGTGACAATTGGGTAGCTGCAACAGGCACGGATCGAGCCTCAACGTACCCAATTGG AATGATGGCATCAGTGATGAATTCAGTACTTCTTCAAGCATCACTAGAAAAGATAGGTGTGGAGACACGAGTCCAAACCGCATTGATGATGCAAGAAGTTGCAGAACCTTACATTAGGCGTCGAGCCATACGCCATCTTGAAAAAGGGAGGGTGGTCATCTTTGGTGGGATTGGTGCAGGCACTGGGAATCCATTGTTCACAACAGATACAGCTGCTGCCTTAAGAGCTTCAGAGA TCAATGCAGATGTTGTCCTTAAAGGTATTGTTGGTGATGATGATTCTGGTTGCCCTCCTAGGAGCAACAGTAATGCTTCATTTGAGCACATCTCCTTTAGGGAGTTAGCAGCAAGAGGAATCACCAAAATGGACATGACAGCAGTAACATGTTGTGAGGAGAACAACATTCCTG TTGTCATCTTTAACATGTTAGAGCCGGGTAACATCTCTAGAGCAATTTGTGGAGATCAAATAGGCACCTTAGTTGATCAGTCCGGAAGGATCACATAA
- the LOC136497060 gene encoding uncharacterized protein isoform X2, translating to MASCDDDFGLLGDDAHQPATPPPAPPTAQQPAPPPSQQAAHPLSFTVAPAGAAAGAGSFAQVQEDSNHHAERGKPAQHAKRGRERAEEFSSDGGEYCSYINSSGSGGGGKKGRGGGGISSVHDLYRKDREEWTDGAISSLLDAYTDRFEQLNRGHLRGRDWEDVAAVVTDGQGKTTGGKSVEQCKNKIDNLKKRYKVECQRLTSSGGGAPSHWPWFKKLEQIVGDSVSPASSKPLAAAEDVKPRQQHGSKRYPLSSTGPPTGVGSSRTNPLSNPRWKRVLLKIGGTALRGAAPENVDPKVIMLIAREVQVACHQGVEVAIVVGGRNIFCGDNWVAATGTDRASTYPIGMMASVMNSVLLQASLEKIGVETRVQTALMMQEVAEPYIRRRAIRHLEKGRVVIFGGIGAGTGNPLFTTDTAAALRASENDAERKLTGCTC from the exons ATGGCCTCCTGCGACGACGACTTCGGCCTCCTCGGTGACGACGCCCACCAGCCGGCAACTCCCCCGCCCGCACCCCCCACCGCCCAGcaacccgcgccgccgccgtcgcagcAGGCCGCCCATCCCTTGAGCTTCACTGTCGCGCCTGCGGGGGCTGCCGCCGGCGCCGGCTCCTTCGCGCAGGTCCAGGAGGACAGCAACCACCACGCCGAGCGCGGCAAGCCGGCGCAACACGCCAAGCGGGGCAGGGAGCGCGCCGAGGAGTTCAGCAGCGATGGGGGCGAGTACTGTTCCTACATcaacagcagcggcagcggcggtggggGGAAGAAGGGCCGTGGCGGTGGAGGGATCTCGAGCGTGCACGACCTCTACCGTAAGGATCGGGAGGAGTGGACGGACGGCGCGATCAGCAGCCTCCTCGACGCCTACACGGACCGATTTGAGCAACTCAACCGGGGACACCTGCGGGGTCGGGACTGGGAGGACGTGGCCGCCGTCGTGACCGACGGGCAGGGCAAGACTACCGGGGGCAAGAGCGTGGAGCAATGTAAGAACAAGATCGACAACCTTAAGAAACGCTACAAGGTGGAGTGCCAGCGGCTCACCAGTTCCGGTGGAGGCGCCCCCAGCCACTGGCCCTGGTTCAAAAAGCTGGAGCAGATCGTTGGTGACTCTGTGTCTCCTGCCTCCTCCAAGCCTCTTGCTGCTGCCGAGGATGTGAAACCGAGGCAGCAGCACGGCAGCAAAAG GTATCCTCTTTCCAGCACTGGCCCTCCTACTGGGGTTGGTAGCTCTAGAACGAACCCTCTTTCAAATCCAAGATGGAAGAGGGTGCTTCTGAAGATTGGGGGCACTGCCTTACGTGGAGCGGCTCCTGAAAATGTTGATCCCAAG GTGATTATGCTGATCGCTAGAGAAGTTCAAGTGGCGTGCCATCAAGGTGTGGAG GTGGCAATCGTGGTAGGAGGGAGGAATATATTCTGCGGTGACAATTGGGTAGCTGCAACAGGCACGGATCGAGCCTCAACGTACCCAATTGG AATGATGGCATCAGTGATGAATTCAGTACTTCTTCAAGCATCACTAGAAAAGATAGGTGTGGAGACACGAGTCCAAACCGCATTGATGATGCAAGAAGTTGCAGAACCTTACATTAGGCGTCGAGCCATACGCCATCTTGAAAAAGGGAGGGTGGTCATCTTTGGTGGGATTGGTGCAGGCACTGGGAATCCATTGTTCACAACAGATACAGCTGCTGCCTTAAGAGCTTCAGAGA ATGATGCAGAGAGGAAACTGACTGGATGTACTTGCTAA